From Lolium perenne isolate Kyuss_39 chromosome 5, Kyuss_2.0, whole genome shotgun sequence, a single genomic window includes:
- the LOC127300637 gene encoding uncharacterized protein, with amino-acid sequence MSPRPPGGSLKRKSSPNESTAIPNPANFYHPQFRQHMQFSQPPYAMNIPFQQFPQQHLYQPNVQYVVVQPQYAPYSLPPQPPPPPPALVLPSTSASGSGTPHMETRREQEIDIVNDENGQPERTTNRLHWTEKEDIRLISAWLNCPKINKYDTYWANVTETYNSTTPRDRRRETKYLKYHWYKMIPKIARFDDCWCQVKAKYPSDLSDNMQLLDKTWAMFNVEARAIYLEEVKRRFAYGHCWIALWDQPKWKSYILSLSSKKAKMSESGDYTSSSEDTEDDLEDEMSEEGCVTAKEKRGEGCVTAKEKHGEGCVTAKEKHGEGCVTATEKHEGKGRMQSSSEVEKDNHCSVDLQKMLNMNTEELTGVEVLHTDQNLEPFRIEQPERRDNEALISEKQPELSIAGASWYNGFLPGTELLGGNSKFNEFQHGEVLREDEPEKGMSGQGYKALDHDREALMQNLPEKETAQICKKPDHGRAAGGNIPEGKTGAQSCKVPKLKRKGKGNGKELPCSSEVQEDIKRAVDLQTMLMKDREKVSEVQLRLSKEKLELAKLKQQEAKDRKETTLYKKYSELLMADTSKFNDFQKAEYEKAVRRMGETLFGRDDS; translated from the exons ATGAGTCCACGTCCGCCTGGTGGTTCATTAAAACGTAAGAGTAGTCCCAATGAGTCAACAGCAATACCCAATCCTGCGAATTTTTACCACCCGCAATTTCGTCAGCATATGCAATTTTCACAACCGCCATATGCCATGAATATCCCTTTCCAGCAATTCCCACAGCAACACCTATACCAACCTAATGTCCAATACGTTGTTGTCCAACCACAATATGCTCCATACTCTTTACCACCAcagccgccacctccaccacctgcTCTAGTTTTGCCATCGACGTCAGCGTCTGGTTCGGGCACCCCACATATGGAAACTCGCCGAGAGCAAGAGATTGATATAGTCAATGATGAGAATGGTCAGCCTGAGCGTACTACTAATCGATTACATTGGACGGAAAAGGAGGACATAAGATTG ATAAGCGCTTGGTTGAATTGCCCGAAGATCAATAAGTATGACACATACTGGGCGAATGTTACAGAAACCTACAACAGCACCACCCCTAGAGATAGGAGAAGGGAAACAAAGTATTTGAAATATCATTGGTACAAGATGATCCCGAAGATTGCCCGCTTCGACGACTGCTGGTGCCAGGTCAAGGCAAAATATCCTAGTGACCTGTCCGACAATATGCAACTGCTGGACAAAACATGGGCAATGTTCAACGTGGAAGCACGGGCGATATATCTTGAGGAAGTGAAACGTCGTTTTGCCTATGGCCACTGCTGGATAGCTCTCTGGGACCAACCCAAGTGGAAATCCTACATCCTGTCTTTGTCCTCCAAAAAAGCCAAGATGTCTGAGTCCGGGGACTACACGTCGTCCTCTGAAGATACTGAAGATGACCTTGAAGATGAGATGAGTGAAGAAGGTTGCGTCACAGCAAAGGAGAAACGTGGAGAAGGTTGCGTCACTGCAAAGGAGAAACATGGAGAAGGCTGCGTCACTGCAAAGGAGAAACATGGAGAAGGTTGTGTCACAGCAACAGAGAAACATGAAGGTAAAGGTAGGATGCAGTCTTCATCAGAGGTGGAAAAAGATAACCATTGCTCAGTAGATCTTCAGAAGATGCTAAACATGAATACAGAGGAGCTGACAGGGGTAGAAGTTCTGCACACAGACCAAAACCTTGAACCTTTCAGAATAGAGCAGCCAGAAAGAAGGGACAACGAAGCATTAATTTCAGAGAAGCAACCAGAATTGTCGATAGCTGGAGCTTCGTGGTACAATGGTTTTCTGCCTGGGACTGAGCTATTGGGTGGTAATTCCAAGTTCAACGAGTTTCAACATGGGGAAGTACTGAGGGAAGATGAGCCTGAAAAAGGAATGAGTGGACAGGGTTACAAGGCACTAGACCATGATAGAGAAGCACTCATGCAAAACCTTCCTGAAAAGGAGACAGCACAGATCTGCAAGAAGCCAGACCATGGGAGAGCAGCGGGTGGAAATATTCCTGAAGGCAAAACAGGTGCGCAAAGTTGCAAGGTGCCAAAGCTCAAACGAAAAGGCAAAGGCAATGGCAAGGAACTGCCTTGTTCATCTGAGGTGCAGGAGGACATCAAACGTGCAGTGGATCTACAGACTATGCTTATGAAGGATCGCGAGAAGGTGTCAGAGGTACAGCTCCGTCTCTCGAAGGAGAAGCTCGAGTTAGCCAAACTAAAACAGCAGGAAGCAAAGGATAGGAAGGAAACAACACTGTACAAGAAGTATTCAGAGCTGTTGATGGCTGACACCTCCAAATTCAACGACTTTCAGAAGGCAGAGTATGAGAAGGCGGTGAGGCGCATGGGTGAGACGTTATTTGGTAGAGATGACAGCTAG